The following nucleotide sequence is from Centropristis striata isolate RG_2023a ecotype Rhode Island chromosome 7, C.striata_1.0, whole genome shotgun sequence.
CCCTTAATGCTGCCAGCAATTACTTTCTCTTCCCTGAAAAGatctcattattttaaaaagtgggcTAGGGAGAAATAATGAGGggaaatttttttgtattgtgcAAATGTTCTAATTAGtcaacacacaaaaagagataGATTGATGAAAGAGGATGCATgggacaacttttttttaaaagtttctcttggtgcattttttttttagcacaaataAACCATGTGAAAGATGGATTACTGACTATTTACTGATATCACATGAGTTTTCCCATTTAATAGAATTAGTCTGCAGTAGGTCAGTTGGTCAGAGTTAAACCAGTGTAAGAAGTCTTGTCGACTTTGCTCTTTGTTTCCTTATTGTGTCTGAAGCCAAAccaagtcacacaataacaaagcCCTGCAGTCACATGTCAGAAAGTTCAGTTTAAAGAGAGCCGTTGACCACGCCTCAAACCTCAGCTCATTGGCACAGAGAAGCGCTCTTCGCTTGGAGACAGCAGCTAATTGGCTGCTTCAATTTATGACTTCATGCTCTTTAACTGCAGAGTTCGTAAACAACACCTTGTGTGGAGGAAGTGGAAAAACGAGTTAAAGAGCAGATCTGCGAGCTGAACCTTCCCGTCCCCTGAGACAGAGTGGGGCATACTGAGCCTGTTTATGTTTGGCACAGATCTAAAAAGCATGCGCTGAACTCTGGCTGATTTACGTTCCAACTTTATGAGAGCAGTTTCAGGGCTTTCATCCTGCTGGTTAGAAGGTTTTTGCAGTAGTAAttgtaaccacaaaatccaGAGCATGCACCAGTAAGTGCATTACTTCAACACGTGATCACCACACACTATTCAAATATCGTTATAGTTCATATTGTGTGAAGGACATTTTCTTGCAAAtgaactgataaactttttagGGAGAAAATACCCAGATATGAAACTTTCTGGCCAATTCAGCAACTAACAATGAGGGCACTTTATCATATTGATGCAAAAACTGAGCAGCTATAAAGCAGCAcaaccagtggtggttctagaccaattttactgtgggggccaaggaggggccagtgtttaatcagaggggcacattagcacatgaaaaaaaggcaaagatgacatttaagcattcaaaatctttgaatgtcttgaaaaagacacaaaatgaccaaaaaagacacaaaatgagaagagagaataaccaaaaaaaacccacagaagacataaaaatgacaaaaaaaaagacacaaaatgacacaaaaaaaagacacaaaatgacaaaaaaaagacacaacataactaaaaaagacacaacagacacaaaattacaaaaaaagacacaaaaaagacacaaaaagacacaaatgaccaaaaaagacacaaaatgacttacaaagacatgtaaagacatgaaaaggattcaaataaaagcaaaaatgccaaaaaaaataatctttaaaaaaaaaaaggtataaagTAAGAGAAATCAAAGTCAAGTACAAGCACCTCAAAAGTGCAAAAGAgtacagtgcttgagtaaatggTATGACATAATATAACTTTACTGTCTGTTCTACATTATAAACAGAAATGTGTCTTTGACGCAGCATcacaaattaaaacacacttacaaacacatacatacacaacaacagataaaaatgcaatgcagcattttaattatttattttttagatattttttggggggcattttgtaacttttattgacaggagagatattgagagtgaaagggggagacagaggggaaagggctccgagccggattcaaacccagGCCGCCTGCTTAcaaggactgggcctctgtggtatgcgctccaccaggtgtgccactgggAAAGCCCTGCAGCCTATTTTATGCTGTTGAGGATAGGTATTGAAGAGGGGATGAATGATTTcttataaatgtttttctggGCCAGTGAGGTTCTGTATCGTCTGCCTGATGGCAGCAGCCTGAAGGAgcgtacttagttactttcctccACTGTCAGAACTACAGAATTACAGTTACTCCAACAGTAGCAGACCCACAgcatattaaattaaaactccTTTAACATCGGCcctgtttatttgtgtcttcaGAACAAGAATCTACTGCACCGGCAGCGGCTGAATCCCTGAAGCCAACAGGAAGCGTTCCCTCCACAGAGAGCTTTCAGCCGGCCAAATCCGGAGTCTCTCAGGGAGAAGTTGCTGCAGTGCAGCCTGTGATGGGAATCAGCCAGCGAGTGCGCACGGGACCCAGAAAGAAAAAGGACCTTGGCGCGATTggtatgttgttgttattgttggtgcaCTAAAGTTCTAGTTTAAATTAATCTCAGGTAGTTATGCATTGCTGCaacaaaatatgtttgtgtTCAGTTTTTAAACGTTTCCATTCTCCTTCTTACAGGTTACGTCATCGGCATTGGCATGATGGCGATTATAATCGTCCTCGGAGTTGGCATCACATTTGGCTACTTCTATAAGAGGTTAGTATCTTAATCACATCAGTCATTTTATAAAAGAGGACACAATGTAGAACGTTTACTTACACTCAGAGGCCacttcattaaccctttatagggcgaAGTACTATATTTGGTTACTTCAGTGGATagcaaaatggggtccccatgtctttctgtgaggtcgtagaaccacatggatttcttccagctaatcagcaaagatcaggctacatcacagacggtgacaccatgacatttgagaatatttcggaaaaaaaagttgctagatttatagatttactagattaaagtggcaaatgtacaagaacaaaaatcgcagatttaagcaattaaagtggcaaatctgtgcgaaaacagtcgcagatttacaagaaaaaagtgggaaaaaacaacttttttctcgcagattcaccactttaaatctcataaatctgcacatttttttctcgtagattggccactttaacctcgtaaactttttttctcaaaatattatccccctcccccggatgttttttttgacacattccacagtccacattctggcagtatgtaacatcctccaatattctctagggttgaaattttgaatttgcaagtatttcaatgagtggcctattaagggttaagtacaCCTGTATAATCTCCTACAATACAAAGCAGTCATAAATGTTAAAACTGTTACAATATATcatcactatatcactataaATTGTGATGTTAAAAAGATTTAGTAGTTGTTCGTAATTTGTACTATATTGAGTAGAAACAGAATACTTCTCAGCTGCtgttattaaacatttattgacTTTAATAAAGTTGGAAACAGTAATTTATgttaacagtggtggaatgtaactaagtacatttactcaagtactgtactaaagtacaattttgaaatacatttaccattttatttctatttcaattGCTACTTTATACCTCTACTCTCAGAGGaaaatattcaactttttactccattacattgaAGAAAATTAAGAATTAGAATAATACCATAAGATGTAATCAACCTATAAATGATGATGTATTATTATGGATCAAGTTACACAGCAGTATTCAAAGTAATTAACATGAGATTCACCACCAGCTGCAACATTGCAGTGATGAATACATTAATGCATCTATGATAATTCAAAAacataatatacagtactgtgcaaaagtcttaggcaggtgtgaaaaaatgcctaaaataattgatgctggtttgaaggcaaagggtggccACACCAAAcactgatttgatttagatttttcttctgttcactcactttgcattgaaaaaatgtttactactaaaatttatatttttgactgcattttatttcactttcacATGCATAACTTTCAGATACATACAATTAATTTACACATTCtcaagaatgtaaaaaaaaaaagccaaacctTATAAACTACATCAAGGGAGTATTTATGCAGGAGCTGTTGCATTGAAttgtattacagtatttttactGAATAAAGTGGCCACTGAGTGTATTTATGAAGAGGCATTTAATGCGTTTTCAGGATGTCATTATTACATCCTGTACATCTGCTGTAGGTGTGACACAAAGTTGAAATGTTCTTTCTTGTGGCTTCCTGTTTCCACTGGCACATGCACTGTTGTTCAGCTTTAAGACATGTGCTGCAGAAACTAAAGCACGAGTGGTTAAAACATAGCGTGCATGTTAAATGGTCTCTGGAGTTTAGAGCATCAGCTGTTGTTCGCATTCCCCAACTGTGCTCTCTGTTGTTCCACTTAGCTGTAATGCAGCCATTTAAATGCCTTTTGCACACTACAACTGCAACAGAACATGGCAGGATTTGAAATGCCTTCAGTCTATTTTAAGCACTCTTATACCATATTCTTGTAGGAGAAGCGAGGGTTGGATAGAAGGGAGAAGCCTTCTCATTCACTGCAGTTATGTAATGCTGAAAATTGATGCCCCCAATGCTGTGATTCCCTTCAGTACAGCACAAAATGCCCCATACAAATCTCTGTTTGGCTGTCAAATCTGATTAGCAGTGCCCCATCTTTGTTGTCTATTTTTAGGAGGTGATTATTAATAAGGAGAAGCGGCATGTTATATCAGAGGGTTTATATCGGCGCTCAGCATACAGTGACATCACTTTCAGTAATGTGATAGTTGTGTGGCGAGCATGTCCAATTCAACTGCCCCTCCACTGGCCTCTGCAATATTAATGAAGAGGATTCTTTTGACTAGACTTCTCCTGGCTGGAGAGGGTGGAATGCATGCAAAAAGGTTCATGCTGTACTCCCACTGGGAGCAGGCTCTTGGCCAACTAGTAGGAGTTGGTCGTGCACTGAAAAGGACACAGACCCCCTGCAGGTCCCCATACACAAGCACTGCAGATACAGTAGCACCCTGAAACAGCCAGAGGCTCTGCAGTGATGAGCAAGTGTTTTAAATCTACGCCATTTGCACGCCCCCaatgttaaaaatacatatCACTGTGATAACTATTCAAATTAATAGTTGTTGCTTATTTTAGATGCAAAAAGTTTCTGGTTCCAACCAatacaagtgcatctcaataaattagaatttcatggaaaagtaaattttcagtagttcaagtcaaacagtccAACACCCCctctgtgtaatggatctatataatgtgtcatttcaactttttcaattgaattactgacataaataaacttttctatgatattgttatttattgagatgcacctataaGTAGTCTGGTACTTTaccaggtaatatttcgagaaaaaagttgcaaatttactagattaaagtggcaaatctacaagaaaaaagttgcagatttaagagatttaaagtggcaaatctgtgcgaaaaaaatcacagatttatgaggaaaaaaagcaactttttttctcacagtttcaccactttaaatctcataaatctacgcattttttctcgcggatttgccactttaatctcgtaaatttttttctcaaaatattattttcgtatgttttttttacacattctggcagtatgtaatacgCTTCAATATTCTCTAGAGTTacaatttggaatttgcaagtatttcaatgagtgccctattaagggttaaagtggtgaatctgggagaaaaaagttgcttttttcccacttttttcgcacagatttgccactttaaatctcttaaatctgcgactttttttcttgtagatttgccactttaatctagtaaatttgcaacttttttctcgaaatattacctgaagttaccaaatatagttctttacctgataaagggttaaaccccGCATAAGACAACAAGTTGACAAGTGAGAAAGTAAAAAAGATTCTGGGGAATGTGATATGCTGGAAGATAAAAGTGACCAAGTGTAAAGACTCAGTGGTGataaacaatttacaatatgcTGCATTGAAGCATGCAGGTCCAATGTGGTTTGGATCCAAAAGTATATTGCCTTGTTTTTGGCACCAGATCACAGGAGAGCAGCGTCATGCTCACTGTGCTATATTGGAGCAGATAAACTCCTTGCCAGCTCTCTGTTCCCTTTCACCATCTGTCCCTTGAATTTGCTGAAGACCTGGCACTTGTTATCTActtacagtacagtatgttATCTAAAGCTCCTTATCAGGAATATTTAGCTTGGGTGGCCCCCTGTATCAGACACAAGACTACTTTAGGCATCACTGTGATAGCTATTTTTATTACTGTAGCAGGAAATACCCACTTGACGTTGATTGATTGTTAATTTGCTGAGAGGAATGATTAAAGCGCCTACAATCAATAATGTTTTATTACCATTAGATCACATTTGGGGCTGGGAAATGAATcaagttttattttcaatttcgATTTTGGCTTGGTGTGGCTATGAAACTGCAAAATGCAGATAAAACAATTATTCTTTCACTGCGATGCTCTTGTTTCGTCTTGTATTATAAAATCCGTAGACCCCTTCCTTTCCTTGTAATTTCTACCTATAGTTACAACATAgttgaacttgttttttttgtcttttatttttgtatttatattgtatatttatttatatttaaatgtaaatatatgtatgtatttgtacatcattactattattcatttttgttcatgccttaaatacaactttttcctttttaatttgttttaatgtttaaaagtcAAGAAAATAATCCACTGTTAAAAAGAAAGTCGATCAGTAATTGTGATACAATATTCTCAACTCAaatcaactcaactttatttgtaaagcactttaaaacaaccacagccgcaacaaagtgctgtacataaacaaacagaacaagagacaaaaaaataagtaaaacaggaaataaacactaaaataaatagattcattgctttttaaaagacaatttaaaaaacaataaataaaagcaaaccataaaacactaaaaacaagagcagagtctcatgcgtggttaaaagccaaggaataaaaataggttttaagatgacttttaaaaatttgaccaaaaaatcacaatgatgGTTTTTGCTTCAATCAAGCAGCCCTAATCACATGACTTGTACTTGAGACGTAATTCGTAtggatcaaaaataataaatctctgctgtttgtgtttattttcaggGGTCGGGACCTTAAGAAACAACACGAGCAGCGCGTGTATGAGCGTGAGATGCAGAGAATCACTCTTCCCCTCTCGGCTTTCTCAAACCCCACCTGTGAGCTGGTGGACGAGAACACCATCGTGATCACAGCCGAGCACGAGACGACCCCGGTCCAGGATGGCATGGAGGGCGGGGACCCTCTCATGGGCCAACAGGCTGGGACCCCCGGAGCATGAATAGAACTGTGATGAATTTTCGTGGACCAAAAACACTTCCTCACATCTTTGTTTCTCCTTTCTGCCTCCCTGAGTGACCTCCGTTTTAAAAGGAGTAGGGGAGCAGTACTCGCTCCAAAGACTTGAACTGAATGCTGTGTCCTTTGTGTCCCCTTTTCTTTGGTTTTTATATACCTGAGGCACAAACAAGATAAGCTGTGGACACAATCTTAAGAACTAGAAACCATTAAGGTGAATCTGCTGTTAACAAAGATGTTTTTGAGGTCTTTAATATTCATCTTTGATACATTTGATAGCCGAGAAAAATGAGGTGATATGCTGCCCCCTACAACAGTATGAAAACCAAGTGGATAAGTCAGTGTTTATAATGGTGTGTAATGAAACCAGTTCTTTATAAAGAGATTGTGTTTGGAATGGGGGTTCATAACCTTTTGTTTTCTAATATGTTTCCATGGAGAAGTTGCTCCCCACATGAGGTTTCATTTGTATTGACCTGTTGGCTGTGCCGAGGGAGA
It contains:
- the pik3ip1 gene encoding phosphoinositide-3-kinase-interacting protein 1, producing the protein MLSVISARQLCKMFFSLHVVFLSVAMVESSASNGNEKDCTSSNGVEYRGEEQSSSSGLTCLNWTNTTRDYDVTLHPDTQTGVGDHNYCRNPDSSERPWCYIAGPDGTVQKQFCAVDTCKEQESTAPAAAESLKPTGSVPSTESFQPAKSGVSQGEVAAVQPVMGISQRVRTGPRKKKDLGAIGYVIGIGMMAIIIVLGVGITFGYFYKRGRDLKKQHEQRVYEREMQRITLPLSAFSNPTCELVDENTIVITAEHETTPVQDGMEGGDPLMGQQAGTPGA